A single Bacillota bacterium DNA region contains:
- a CDS encoding 4Fe-4S dicluster domain-containing protein: MFNRFVIANPDRCLGCYTCMAACVVNHVKQGLQAYPRLHVTYTPVGTMPVQCHHCEDAPCALVCPVKAIEVKEQMVKLNEGLCIGCKMCALACPFGAITIQGTPPPSVQAEPARTLPPLLAWFAGQKTIGIKCDLCDFDEQGPQCVRVCPTKALQLVEGGDVERWSRLKRAGAVTGAVAMFKGAEG; this comes from the coding sequence ATGTTTAACCGCTTTGTGATTGCCAATCCCGACCGGTGCCTGGGCTGCTATACGTGCATGGCTGCCTGCGTCGTGAACCACGTGAAGCAGGGGCTTCAGGCTTACCCGAGGCTCCATGTTACTTATACTCCGGTGGGAACGATGCCCGTGCAGTGTCATCACTGTGAAGACGCGCCCTGCGCCCTGGTCTGCCCAGTTAAAGCTATTGAAGTTAAGGAGCAGATGGTGAAGTTAAACGAAGGGCTCTGCATCGGCTGTAAGATGTGCGCCCTGGCCTGTCCCTTTGGAGCCATTACGATCCAGGGCACTCCGCCCCCCTCCGTACAGGCAGAACCGGCCCGGACGCTCCCACCTCTCCTCGCCTGGTTCGCAGGGCAGAAAACCATCGGAATCAAGTGTGATTTATGCGACTTTGATGAACAGGGCCCCCAGTGCGTGCGGGTTTGCCCCACCAAGGCCCTGCAGCTGGTGGAGGGAGGAGATGTGGAGCGCTGGAGCAGGCTCAAGCGGGCGGGCGCCGTGACCGGCGCAGTCGCGATGTTTAAGGGAGCGGAGGGGTGA
- the fdhF gene encoding formate dehydrogenase subunit alpha codes for MPFGLSVKEEGRSCPLVSCFEKGRTERVLTICPYCGTGCGLYLVVEDGHIAGVEPDSLHPVNEGELCVKGYFGYQHVEDPRRLTAPLIKKDGRFTPVSWDEALNFVAGRLTRIRQESGPDAFVLFASARATNEENYVAQKFARAVMGTNNVDHCARLUHAPTVAGLAMTLGSGAMTNSIPEISQHTDVIFIIGSNTAECHPLVARHVIKAKERGAKLIVADPRLTEMANKADIWLRVPAGYNIPLINGLLHVIVKEKLYNSDFVQNYTEGFGDLEKAVEEYTPAYVEGLTGIPQQDLVEAARLFARARNAAILYCMGVTQFSYGTGTVVSLSNLAVITGNLGRPGTGVNPLRGQNNVQGACDMGCLPNLLPGYLAVTDEGNRARFEKEWHVRLPSKPGLRIPEVADAILGGRVRAAYVFGENPVMSDPDSDHLRHAFEHLDLLVVQDIFLTETARLAHVVLPAACWGEKEGTFTNTERRVQRVRKAVNPPGEARDDWWIFSALAQKMDYGRMNYLHPQEIWDEVRRLVPEKFGGITYSRLEKARGINWPCPAEDHPGTPILYQGGKFATPSGKANLRPVFFDPVRIPEEKVREFKNALAGKITELPDEEYPFTLTTGRRGYHYHTGTMTRKSWPITQVTPEQLIEINPRDARKLGIEDGDFVRLSTRRGSIAARAWVTERVPEKTVFTTFHFWEANVNELTINSTDPAACIPEFKVAAAKVEKITPAEFQAILQEKKKKYLVDLEAEVAGQLKSGRREAHV; via the coding sequence ATGCCGTTCGGATTAAGCGTTAAGGAAGAAGGGAGGTCTTGTCCATTGGTATCATGTTTTGAGAAGGGAAGAACAGAAAGAGTCTTAACGATCTGCCCTTACTGCGGCACCGGCTGCGGCCTCTATCTGGTTGTGGAAGATGGCCATATCGCAGGGGTGGAGCCCGACAGCCTGCACCCCGTGAACGAAGGTGAACTTTGCGTCAAGGGTTACTTCGGGTACCAGCACGTAGAAGATCCCCGCAGGTTGACTGCTCCCTTGATCAAAAAGGACGGCAGGTTCACCCCTGTATCCTGGGACGAGGCGCTCAATTTCGTGGCGGGGCGCCTGACCAGGATCAGGCAGGAGTCGGGCCCGGATGCCTTTGTCCTGTTCGCCTCGGCGCGGGCGACCAATGAGGAAAATTATGTTGCCCAGAAGTTCGCGCGGGCGGTGATGGGCACCAACAACGTAGACCACTGCGCCCGCCTCTGACACGCCCCAACGGTCGCCGGTCTGGCGATGACGTTAGGGAGCGGGGCGATGACCAACTCGATTCCGGAAATCAGTCAGCACACGGATGTTATTTTCATCATCGGTTCCAATACGGCAGAGTGCCATCCTCTGGTTGCGAGGCATGTGATCAAGGCTAAAGAACGGGGGGCCAAACTTATTGTTGCCGACCCGCGGCTGACTGAAATGGCGAACAAGGCCGACATCTGGCTGAGGGTTCCCGCGGGTTACAACATCCCGCTGATTAACGGGCTGCTTCATGTTATTGTCAAAGAAAAGCTCTACAATTCAGATTTTGTTCAGAATTATACCGAGGGCTTTGGCGACCTGGAGAAAGCGGTAGAGGAGTATACCCCTGCCTATGTGGAGGGGTTGACCGGAATTCCCCAGCAGGATCTCGTCGAGGCGGCACGCCTCTTCGCTCGGGCCAGGAACGCTGCAATCCTCTACTGCATGGGTGTCACCCAGTTCAGCTACGGGACGGGAACCGTTGTCAGCCTTTCCAACCTCGCCGTGATCACGGGGAACCTGGGCAGACCGGGTACAGGCGTGAACCCCCTGCGGGGGCAGAACAACGTGCAGGGGGCCTGCGACATGGGCTGCCTTCCCAATCTGCTGCCCGGCTACCTTGCCGTCACCGATGAGGGGAACCGCGCCCGTTTTGAGAAGGAGTGGCATGTCAGGCTTCCCTCCAAGCCAGGTCTGAGGATCCCCGAAGTGGCCGATGCGATCCTGGGCGGCCGGGTCCGGGCTGCCTATGTTTTCGGTGAAAACCCCGTGATGAGCGATCCCGATTCAGATCACCTCCGGCATGCCTTCGAGCATCTTGATCTCCTCGTCGTCCAGGACATCTTCCTCACCGAAACCGCCCGCCTTGCTCATGTCGTCCTCCCCGCAGCCTGCTGGGGCGAAAAGGAAGGAACCTTCACCAACACCGAGCGCAGGGTCCAGCGGGTGCGCAAGGCTGTGAATCCGCCTGGTGAAGCGCGTGATGACTGGTGGATCTTCAGCGCTCTCGCCCAGAAGATGGACTACGGGAGGATGAACTACCTCCATCCCCAGGAGATCTGGGATGAGGTGCGGCGGCTGGTTCCGGAGAAGTTTGGCGGGATCACCTACAGCCGTTTGGAAAAGGCGAGAGGGATTAACTGGCCCTGTCCGGCAGAGGACCATCCGGGTACTCCCATTCTCTACCAGGGCGGTAAATTCGCGACCCCGTCCGGGAAGGCCAACCTGCGTCCGGTTTTCTTCGATCCCGTGCGGATTCCGGAGGAGAAAGTGAGAGAATTCAAAAATGCGCTCGCAGGCAAAATCACAGAGCTACCCGACGAAGAGTACCCCTTCACCCTCACCACCGGAAGAAGAGGCTACCACTACCATACCGGCACCATGACCCGGAAGTCCTGGCCGATCACCCAGGTTACCCCTGAGCAGCTGATCGAAATCAACCCCCGCGATGCCAGGAAGCTCGGCATTGAAGACGGCGATTTCGTCAGGCTTTCCACCAGGCGCGGCTCCATTGCTGCAAGGGCGTGGGTGACGGAGCGGGTGCCCGAGAAAACGGTTTTCACCACTTTCCACTTCTGGGAGGCCAATGTCAACGAACTCACCATTAACTCGACAGACCCGGCGGCCTGCATTCCGGAGTTCAAAGTGGCAGCAGCGAAGGTGGAAAAGATCACTCCCGCCGAATTCCAGGCCATCCTCCAGGAAAAAAAGAAGAAGTACCTGGTTGATCTGGAGGCGGAAGTGGCAGGTCAGTTGAAGAGCGGGAGGAGGGAAGCCCATGTTTAA
- a CDS encoding PAS domain-containing protein, translated as MPEQKALLKKLPGAYTTRRSYYTELAVQKAQLIEKLTGVYTAKRSYYAELKEKISEITKRNLQLEILSELARQISINTPLEEIVKNVSTSLGQVLPFDRVSLCTFREGKLYLNCFHPDDGICQPGMEIPPEAGRALWHVSENPRQLVWQRDAGIEDRHLARLGLQVAVISPLFAQKRVFGLLCVASFQKTSYDPPDLTFLQQLANQLAIYLQDRELFAEVTRAKIEWEATFKAVKDLIVVVDREMRILHANLAALQFCGLSEEEVLGRKCCEVICASSSPCPECAASEVLRTKETAHSQRLLDDGRVMEFYAYPAFHEEDDLWVVIYIKDITERLKMQAQLLRAARLAALGEMAAGVAHELNTPLAVILGNVQLLLRSCPQDDPKKRLLEDIKTCGLRCKQIVQGLLAFSRQEHYVFHPLSVNDVVREALKLVSYQIETDNIQIDVDLDPKIPQIAGNAQQLEQVVVNLLLNAKQSFEGVGERLRLIGIKTGYDPERNQVFIKVSDTGQGIPMENLTRIFDPFFTSKGVGKERGSGSP; from the coding sequence ATGCCCGAACAAAAAGCCTTGCTCAAAAAGCTCCCAGGGGCTTATACCACAAGGCGGAGCTATTACACAGAGCTGGCCGTTCAAAAAGCCCAGCTCATCGAAAAGCTCACCGGGGTTTACACCGCCAAGCGGAGCTACTACGCGGAACTTAAGGAGAAGATTTCCGAGATTACGAAGCGAAACCTGCAGCTGGAGATTCTGAGTGAGCTTGCCAGGCAGATCAGCATCAACACGCCGCTTGAGGAGATTGTGAAGAACGTCAGCACCAGCCTGGGGCAGGTGCTCCCTTTTGACCGGGTCAGCCTGTGCACCTTTCGGGAAGGAAAACTTTACCTGAACTGCTTTCACCCTGATGATGGAATCTGCCAGCCGGGAATGGAAATTCCCCCGGAGGCAGGAAGGGCGCTCTGGCATGTGAGCGAGAACCCCCGGCAGCTGGTCTGGCAGCGGGATGCCGGGATTGAAGACAGGCACCTTGCCCGGCTGGGGCTCCAGGTTGCCGTGATCAGCCCCCTCTTCGCCCAGAAAAGGGTCTTCGGGCTCCTTTGCGTGGCAAGCTTCCAGAAAACCAGCTACGATCCTCCAGATCTTACCTTCCTCCAGCAGCTGGCCAACCAGCTGGCGATTTACCTCCAGGACCGGGAACTCTTCGCCGAGGTGACCAGGGCGAAGATCGAGTGGGAAGCCACCTTCAAAGCGGTTAAGGATCTGATCGTGGTCGTGGACCGGGAGATGCGGATCCTGCACGCAAACCTGGCCGCGCTCCAGTTCTGCGGCCTCTCTGAAGAAGAAGTTTTGGGGAGGAAGTGCTGCGAGGTGATCTGCGCCTCCTCCAGCCCCTGCCCTGAGTGCGCCGCCTCTGAGGTCCTCCGGACAAAAGAGACCGCCCACTCCCAGCGCCTCCTGGACGACGGCCGGGTGATGGAGTTTTACGCCTACCCCGCCTTCCACGAAGAAGACGACCTCTGGGTTGTGATCTACATCAAGGACATCACGGAAAGGCTCAAAATGCAGGCGCAGCTCCTGCGCGCCGCCCGCCTCGCCGCCCTGGGGGAGATGGCGGCCGGGGTTGCCCACGAGCTGAACACCCCTCTTGCCGTGATTCTCGGAAATGTTCAACTGCTGCTGCGCAGCTGCCCCCAGGACGACCCAAAAAAAAGGCTCCTCGAGGACATCAAAACCTGCGGCCTGCGCTGCAAGCAGATCGTCCAGGGGCTCCTTGCCTTCTCCCGGCAGGAGCACTATGTCTTCCATCCTCTTTCCGTGAACGATGTGGTCCGGGAGGCCCTGAAGCTCGTTTCTTACCAGATCGAAACCGACAACATCCAGATAGATGTGGATCTGGATCCAAAGATTCCCCAGATTGCGGGGAACGCCCAGCAGCTCGAACAGGTTGTGGTGAACCTCCTCCTCAATGCCAAGCAGTCCTTTGAGGGTGTCGGGGAGAGGCTGCGCCTGATCGGGATCAAGACCGGATACGATCCGGAGCGAAACCAGGTTTTTATAAAAGTGTCTGACACCGGCCAGGGGATTCCGATGGAGAATCTCACCCGCATTTTCGACCCCTTTTTCACAAGCAAAGGGGTGGGAAAGGAACGGGGCTCGGGCTCTCCGTGA
- a CDS encoding queuosine precursor transporter has protein sequence MVAFVVVLLLSNTVAVKVTQLGPFYFDGGTILFPFAYIFGDILTEVYGFKRSRIAIWSGFAACIFMAFVYWLVGVLPAAPDWQRQGAYEAILGQTPRIVLASLLAYFSGEFANSFVLAKMKIFTRGRWLWTRTIGSTLVGEFIDSALFVAVAFAGVIPFPALVVMGGSNYIFKTLYEIAATPLTYIFVNWLKRVEQEDYFDIGTNFNPFAVSLRDLERGMREQENPLRNR, from the coding sequence ATGGTGGCTTTTGTGGTTGTGCTGCTGCTGTCCAACACCGTCGCGGTGAAGGTCACGCAGCTGGGCCCCTTTTACTTCGACGGCGGGACAATCCTGTTTCCCTTTGCCTACATTTTCGGCGACATCCTGACCGAGGTCTACGGGTTCAAGAGGAGCAGGATCGCGATCTGGTCGGGGTTCGCGGCCTGCATCTTTATGGCCTTTGTTTACTGGCTGGTGGGCGTTTTGCCTGCAGCCCCGGACTGGCAGCGCCAGGGGGCCTACGAGGCGATTCTGGGGCAGACCCCGCGCATCGTCCTGGCAAGCCTGCTTGCCTACTTCAGCGGGGAGTTTGCAAACTCATTCGTGCTTGCGAAAATGAAGATCTTCACGCGCGGGCGCTGGCTCTGGACGCGGACGATCGGCTCGACCCTGGTGGGTGAGTTCATCGATTCTGCCCTCTTTGTTGCCGTGGCCTTTGCAGGGGTAATTCCTTTTCCCGCGCTGGTTGTGATGGGTGGCAGCAACTACATTTTCAAAACACTTTACGAAATCGCGGCAACACCCCTGACCTACATTTTTGTCAACTGGCTCAAAAGGGTGGAGCAGGAGGACTACTTCGATATCGGGACCAACTTCAATCCGTTTGCCGTTTCTTTGAGGGATCTGGAAAGAGGAATGAGAGAGCAGGAAAACCCTTTAAGAAACCGTTAA
- a CDS encoding glycosyltransferase, which produces MSRLPESNRILYVEPPISLLSPFKDPACWKKWRTWREDLRRWSENIYLYSPPPVLPFGNVYRPVNWLNQAWLAPFIRAAARALGFRRPILWTYLPNTADLAGRLGERLVIYDCVDEHAAYTGFRPETVNTLEKKLLKLADIVFVTARGLYEAKKPYCREIHLIPNAADVAHFRRALDPETPLAPELQGLPRPILGFVGVIQDWIDLDLIAELARRRPAWSFVLVGPAGPGVNLGPLREMANVHLLGRRDKEVLPSYFKGFDLCLNPFRLNKLTATVSPLKFYEYLATGKPIVSVPLPEVEPFSGLVEIARGPDEFLQKIEAALASETPERQAARLQAAGANSWEQRVAEMMAKIAPHLKEN; this is translated from the coding sequence ATGTCGCGCCTGCCTGAATCAAACCGGATTCTCTACGTAGAGCCGCCGATTTCCCTCCTTTCGCCTTTCAAGGACCCTGCCTGCTGGAAGAAGTGGAGAACCTGGCGGGAGGACCTGCGCCGGTGGAGCGAGAACATCTACCTGTACTCCCCGCCCCCGGTCCTCCCCTTCGGGAACGTCTACCGCCCCGTGAACTGGCTGAACCAGGCCTGGCTCGCCCCCTTCATCCGGGCCGCGGCCCGCGCCCTCGGCTTCCGGCGCCCCATCCTCTGGACCTACCTCCCTAACACCGCCGACCTCGCCGGGAGGCTCGGGGAGAGGCTCGTCATCTACGACTGCGTGGACGAGCACGCCGCCTACACCGGCTTCCGTCCGGAGACGGTCAACACCCTGGAGAAAAAGCTCCTGAAGCTCGCCGACATTGTCTTCGTGACGGCAAGGGGCCTCTACGAAGCAAAAAAACCTTACTGCCGGGAAATTCACCTCATCCCAAACGCCGCCGACGTCGCCCACTTCAGGCGCGCCCTCGACCCGGAAACTCCCCTCGCTCCGGAGCTGCAGGGCCTTCCCCGCCCGATCCTCGGTTTCGTAGGGGTGATCCAGGACTGGATCGACCTTGACCTGATTGCCGAACTCGCCCGGAGGCGCCCCGCCTGGTCCTTCGTCCTGGTGGGGCCTGCGGGGCCGGGCGTGAATTTGGGCCCCCTCCGGGAAATGGCAAACGTGCATCTCCTGGGCAGGCGGGATAAAGAGGTCCTCCCCAGCTATTTTAAAGGCTTTGACCTCTGCCTGAACCCCTTCCGTTTGAATAAATTAACGGCAACGGTGAGCCCGCTCAAGTTCTACGAGTACCTGGCGACAGGGAAACCGATCGTTTCCGTCCCTCTCCCCGAGGTCGAACCCTTCTCCGGGCTGGTGGAGATCGCCCGAGGCCCCGACGAATTCCTGCAAAAAATCGAGGCGGCCCTTGCCTCAGAAACTCCGGAGCGCCAGGCCGCCCGCCTGCAGGCCGCCGGGGCAAACTCCTGGGAGCAGCGGGTGGCGGAAATGATGGCAAAAATCGCCCCCCACCTCAAAGAAAACTGA
- a CDS encoding nucleotide sugar dehydrogenase, which translates to METERKIAIFGLGFVGLPLALSFALRGCRVTGVDVDGQLVEDLNRGITHHLESYRGTPIQEILKEQLKTGRFQATTNPAPALAACRDIIVTVGVPVANGIPDFNPVRDAVATIAQGLRPGQLVLVRSTLTPGTTRRVLQPILESSGLKAEQDFYLAYAAERIAEGRAFEEFENMPTVVCGVGPRSLQRAREVLGIVTRAELVEASSIEVGETAKVLENISRDVDIALVNEFARFTKALGIDIFEVIRVANTHTRVNLLLPGPGVGGYCVPNALYYLLPRALEFNLNLRIFPTARQINDEAPTYVAGLVLKNLPVPPARAKVAVLGIAMKDYSNDDRLSPAHTVIKVLQTAGVEVRAFDPAVPTRYPFSAASLEEALQGAHGIVVLARQRGLDYQNLSSFRELMSKERPFIVDTRNIYDRAAAEKAGFHLETL; encoded by the coding sequence ATGGAAACGGAAAGAAAAATCGCAATTTTCGGGCTCGGTTTCGTAGGGCTCCCCCTCGCCCTCAGTTTCGCCCTCCGGGGCTGCCGGGTGACCGGCGTTGATGTGGACGGGCAGCTGGTAGAGGACCTGAACCGGGGGATCACCCACCACCTGGAATCCTACCGGGGCACACCGATTCAGGAAATTCTCAAGGAGCAGCTGAAAACCGGAAGATTCCAGGCCACAACCAATCCCGCACCGGCCCTCGCCGCCTGCAGGGACATCATCGTTACAGTGGGGGTTCCCGTCGCCAACGGCATCCCCGATTTCAACCCCGTCAGGGACGCGGTGGCCACAATCGCCCAGGGTCTGCGGCCCGGCCAGCTCGTCCTGGTGCGCAGCACCCTAACACCGGGGACAACCCGGCGCGTGCTCCAACCCATCCTTGAGTCCTCGGGTCTCAAGGCCGAGCAGGACTTCTACCTTGCCTACGCTGCGGAGCGGATCGCCGAGGGGCGCGCCTTTGAGGAGTTCGAAAACATGCCCACAGTTGTCTGCGGGGTGGGGCCCCGCAGCCTGCAGCGCGCCCGGGAGGTCCTGGGAATCGTGACGCGGGCGGAGCTGGTTGAGGCGAGTTCCATTGAGGTGGGGGAAACGGCCAAGGTGCTGGAGAACATCTCCCGGGATGTGGACATCGCCCTGGTCAACGAGTTTGCCCGGTTTACGAAGGCGCTGGGAATCGACATCTTTGAAGTGATCAGGGTTGCCAACACCCACACGCGGGTCAACCTCCTCCTGCCCGGCCCCGGCGTGGGCGGTTACTGCGTCCCCAACGCCCTTTACTACCTGCTCCCCCGCGCCCTGGAGTTCAACCTCAACCTGCGCATTTTTCCAACGGCCCGGCAGATCAACGACGAGGCCCCAACCTACGTGGCAGGGCTGGTCCTGAAAAATCTCCCGGTTCCCCCGGCCCGGGCTAAAGTCGCCGTCCTCGGCATCGCGATGAAAGATTACTCCAACGACGACCGGCTCAGCCCCGCCCATACCGTGATCAAGGTGCTGCAAACGGCGGGGGTGGAGGTCAGGGCCTTCGACCCGGCGGTTCCCACCCGCTACCCCTTCTCGGCTGCCAGCCTGGAGGAGGCTCTGCAGGGTGCCCACGGGATTGTGGTGCTCGCCCGGCAGCGGGGGCTCGACTACCAGAACCTCTCCTCCTTCAGGGAGTTGATGAGCAAGGAGCGGCCCTTCATCGTGGACACCCGGAACATTTACGACCGCGCCGCGGCGGAAAAAGCGGGGTTTCACCTGGAAACCCTTTAG
- a CDS encoding ferredoxin, with protein sequence MDVFVDPDLCISCGTCIDLCPEVFDWDEEGKAHSLYDEVPHDLEECAREAVENCPVYAIKEAD encoded by the coding sequence ATGGACGTTTTCGTTGATCCTGATCTCTGCATCAGCTGCGGAACCTGCATCGACCTCTGCCCCGAAGTCTTCGACTGGGACGAAGAGGGAAAGGCCCACTCCCTTTACGATGAGGTTCCCCATGACCTGGAGGAATGCGCCAGGGAAGCCGTCGAAAACTGCCCTGTTTACGCCATCAAAGAAGCCGATTAG
- a CDS encoding ATP-dependent DNA ligase, producing MPDRTTVQIDGKNLMLSNLDKVLYPAAGFTKAQVIDYYSRIAPALLPHLRERPVTFKRYPDGVRGKFFYQKECPEFRPNWLRTAAVLGRKNGPPINFCLLNDLPSLVWAANLAALELHTSLSLAADPFAPTMLVFDLDPGPPAGILECARVGLRLRELLEKLGLRSFPKTSGLKGLQVYVPLNLPASYEQTRGFARACAELLERQHPGLVVSKMNKKLRTGKVFIDWSQNDAHKTTVCVYSLRAAERPTASTPVAWTELEAALAKEAPELLVFEAGEVLRRLARFGDLFAPVLTLKQQLPL from the coding sequence GTGCCCGACAGAACAACGGTTCAAATTGATGGCAAAAATCTCATGCTTTCGAATCTGGATAAGGTTTTGTATCCGGCTGCGGGCTTCACCAAGGCCCAGGTTATCGACTACTACAGCCGGATCGCCCCGGCCCTGCTCCCGCACCTCAGAGAGCGTCCGGTCACCTTCAAGCGCTACCCCGACGGGGTGCGGGGCAAATTTTTCTACCAAAAGGAGTGCCCGGAGTTCCGCCCCAACTGGCTCCGGACGGCCGCGGTTTTGGGCAGGAAGAACGGCCCTCCGATCAATTTCTGCCTCCTCAACGACCTTCCTTCTCTGGTCTGGGCCGCCAACCTGGCTGCCCTCGAGCTGCACACCTCCCTTTCCCTGGCCGCAGACCCCTTTGCTCCCACCATGCTGGTGTTCGACCTGGATCCCGGGCCCCCGGCAGGAATCCTGGAGTGCGCCCGGGTGGGGCTCCGGCTCCGGGAGCTTTTGGAAAAACTGGGGCTGCGGAGCTTTCCCAAAACCTCCGGCCTGAAGGGGCTCCAGGTCTACGTTCCCCTCAACCTCCCGGCTTCCTACGAGCAGACCAGGGGCTTTGCCAGGGCCTGCGCCGAACTCCTGGAAAGGCAGCACCCCGGCCTGGTGGTTTCAAAGATGAACAAGAAGCTCCGCACAGGTAAGGTTTTCATCGACTGGAGCCAGAACGATGCCCACAAGACCACCGTCTGCGTCTACTCCCTCCGGGCTGCCGAACGCCCCACTGCTTCCACCCCGGTGGCCTGGACGGAGCTGGAGGCTGCCCTGGCGAAGGAAGCCCCGGAGCTGCTCGTCTTTGAGGCCGGCGAGGTTCTCCGGCGCCTTGCACGCTTCGGCGACCTTTTTGCCCCTGTTCTTACCCTGAAACAGCAGCTGCCCCTTTGA
- the smpB gene encoding SsrA-binding protein SmpB, which produces MRLRDARNEGIKVVAENRKARHDYYIDETYEAGIALVGTEVKSLRAGKVSLRDSYAEVVGGEVFLQNMHISPYEKGNRFNHDPKRARKLLLHKREIRRLLGQTTQKGYTLIPLRLYFKRGKAKVELALARGKKLYDKREEIAKRDAAREMAREWRGRDR; this is translated from the coding sequence ATGAGGCTGCGGGACGCAAGAAACGAAGGCATTAAGGTCGTAGCCGAGAACAGGAAGGCGCGGCATGACTACTATATCGATGAAACATATGAAGCGGGGATTGCCCTGGTGGGGACGGAGGTGAAGTCTCTCAGGGCCGGAAAGGTGAGCTTGCGGGACAGCTACGCCGAGGTGGTGGGCGGGGAGGTCTTCCTCCAGAACATGCATATCAGCCCCTACGAGAAGGGGAACCGGTTCAACCACGACCCCAAGCGCGCCCGGAAGCTCCTCCTGCACAAGCGCGAGATCAGGCGCCTCCTGGGCCAGACCACCCAGAAGGGATACACCCTGATCCCCCTGCGCCTTTATTTTAAAAGGGGGAAGGCGAAGGTGGAGCTGGCGCTGGCGCGGGGGAAAAAGCTCTACGACAAACGGGAAGAAATCGCAAAAAGGGATGCGGCGCGGGAAATGGCGCGGGAGTGGCGCGGGCGGGATCGCTAG
- a CDS encoding PaaI family thioesterase, producing MKELPLYKGCFVCGDENPAGLGVRFFYVDGEGARGEFLPDARWEGYPGVVHGGILAALLDEVMYKAVFAQGELTVTAGIEVRYHHPARVGIPLELKGWVEGRKRRLITARGEIRGAGGRLVAAAKGAFCVLSPAQQENLLGGSGDFEHRS from the coding sequence TTGAAGGAGCTGCCCTTGTATAAAGGGTGTTTTGTCTGCGGTGACGAAAACCCGGCGGGGCTCGGAGTTCGTTTTTTTTATGTTGACGGGGAAGGGGCGCGCGGCGAGTTTCTCCCCGATGCCCGCTGGGAGGGGTATCCCGGCGTGGTGCACGGGGGGATTCTTGCCGCCCTGCTGGATGAGGTGATGTACAAGGCGGTTTTTGCGCAGGGCGAGCTGACGGTGACGGCGGGAATCGAGGTGCGGTATCATCATCCGGCCCGGGTCGGCATCCCCCTTGAGCTCAAAGGATGGGTTGAGGGGCGCAAAAGGCGCCTGATCACGGCCCGGGGGGAAATCCGGGGCGCCGGGGGCAGGCTCGTTGCCGCTGCGAAAGGCGCCTTTTGCGTTCTCTCTCCGGCCCAGCAAGAGAACCTGCTGGGCGGCTCAGGAGATTTCGAGCACCGTTCTTAA